CTCCAAACTGGGCTCCAGCCCATCTGTACCACAGTGGCTCTGCTAAAGGACCAGGGACTGAAATCAGAGGGACGCTTCCCCCTCATGAGGCCCTGTACATTAAATTTCCTTATCATCAGCTCCTTCTCTTTCCATTTATCTTTGACTTAGTCTTCTTTGTATTCCTCCCTCTCCTCGCTCCTCATCatctctttcctcttctctccttctccttctccttctccttcgaCTTCCagttctcctgctccatcttcttcctcttcttctcctAATACTTCATCCTCTACTTCTACTTCTCTTTCTCCATCTCCTAACCAAACCCATTCGCATCATTCTCTCTCCTccactcccatttcccctttcctttcattttcttctccacTTTAACCTCCACTCTCCACTTCCCTCTTCTATTTCGCTTTCCCCTTCTCTGTCCCCTGGCATTTCCAATTACCCCTGGCAATCCCAGTAACACCATTTCCCCTCCCACTCTTGGAACTCCCCTAGCCCTGGAGTCTTCCTAAATTGAGAAAGGAGGCAAAAAGACAGAAGTTGGATGCAGGAAAACTTTATTGTggacagaggggcaggagaggatggagggcaggccccagccaggctgggtgtcaggggctgcaggaggccaGGGCGGCTTGTGCAGAGCACAACTTCTCCATGCTGGGCCGAGGCGGGCGTGGGTGTTTGGGGTGCGGGGCTGTGGTGGGTCTAGCAGGGCCCGCAGGTGTCCCAGAGCTTCTTGCTGTAGCGGGGCAGGACGCAAGGGCTGCAGGCGGGAGCAGCGTAGGCTCTGCCAAAGGTGCAGAGGCCCCCCGAGGCCTGGGTGGCGCCGGCGCCGTAGAGGCcgcccagccccagggagccgCCAAAGGCCGGTGCTCCGGAGGAGCCCACCACGGCTTGCTgcgggaaggagctgaggatggggccGGGGAAGGTGACCACCACGGGGGGTGGCTGGATGAAGGCTGAGGAGTCGGGACACTGGCGGGCGCACAGCTCGTTGCAGCTCTCAGCGATgggctggggcacagccacGCTGGTTTTGGGTGGGCACAGGTCGTAGCAGGACATCTTGGCGTGGGATGCGAGGGTGCTCTGCAAGAGAGGCCAGCGATGGtgagagagcagcagaggcCAGCGGCCGAGCCACAGAGGggccggggctggagcagggagctgcgAGCAGAAGTGCTCGCACACTTACCCTTGTCCCCGCGGAGGAGAAGGTGGCCAGGGCAGTGCTTGGCCGAGTCTGGCCCCAGCAGGGCTTTTATAGCAGCCCCAGCATtgctcagctccagctggcCCAATCTGCTCAAGGGacactccctgctgctgctgctgctgctgctgctgctgctgacagcagggctgtgctgcccctgcccctccctgagtcAGCAtcccccaggtgccaccccaGCACATCCCGCTGCCCAAGCcatcctctccttcctgccacGTGAGGGACTCAGTTGCAGGGATGTCACCCAGGAATGGGCTAAGGGACACCTGGAAgtatttggggggtctggggcagGAGTGGAAGGACCGAGCACTGTGTGGGGATCTGTGCATCACTGGCCAGCGTGGGGGAGCCAGAATGCATCTACCTGTAGGCACTGCCCTGGGAGTTCTGCCAGGCTGGGCACAAAGACTCCTCGTGCCAGGCCTGAGATACATGGGGCAAGGAGCAGAGAAGTCCATCTGGCCCAGGCTgattccagccctgccccaccccTTTTGACCATTAACGTTGTTCCTGGAGCCCATTCCTGGGTGTCATCCCGGCTATCAAATGTCTGAtgaggcaggaaggagaggatgGCTTGGGCAGCGGGATGTGCtggggtggcacctgggggaTGCTgactcagggaggggcaggggcagcacagccctgctgtcagcagcagcagcagcagcagcagcagcagggagtgtCCCCTGAGCAGATTGGGCCGGCTGGAGCTGAGCAATGCTGGGGCTGCTATAAAAGCCCTGCGGGGGCCAGACTCGGCCAAGCACTGCCCTggccaccttctcctcctcggGGACAAGGGTAAGTGTGCGAGCGCTTCTGCTcgcagctccctgctccagccccggccCCTCTGTGGCTCGGCCGCTGgcctctgctgctctctcaCCATCGCTGGCCTCTCTTGCAGAGCACCCTCGCATCCCACGCCAAGATGTCCTGCTACGACCTGTGCCCACCCAAAACCAGCgtggctgtgccccagcccATCGCTGAGAGCTGCAACGAGCTGTGCGCCCGCCAGTGTCCCGACTCCTCAGCCTTCATCCAGCCGCCCCCCGTGGTGGTCACCTTCCCCggccccatcctcagctccttcccgcAGCAAGCCGTGGTGGGCTCCTCCGGAGCACCGGCCTTTGGcggctccctggggctgggcgGCCTCTATGGCGCCGGTGTCACCCAGGCCTCGGGGGGCCTCTGCACCTTTGGCAGAGCCTACGCTGCTCCCGCCTGCAGCCCTTGCGTCCTGCCCCGCTACAGCAAGAAGCTCTGGGACACCTGCGGGCCCTGCTAGACCCACCAcagcccagcaccccaaacacccacGCCCGCCTCGGCCCAGCATGGAGAAGTTGAGCTCTGCACAAGCCGCCCtggcctcctgcagcccctgacaCCCGGCCTGGCTGGGGCCTGCCCTCCaccctctcctgcccctctgttcACAATAAAGTTTTCATGCATCCAACTTCTGTATCTTTTTGCCTCATTTTCCAAAATCATGAGGACCCCGGGCATGGAGGAGTTCCAAGGGTGGGAGGGGAAATGCTGATCCTGGGATGGTCCCGGGGAATGAAAAAGACAGGGGAGTGGAACGTAAAATAGCGAAGGAAAGGAATAGGGGAGGTAAAACCTGAGAGGAAAATGTTATCAATCGGGAAGTGGGCGAGTAAGAAATAGGACAGTGGGAAGGGGTCAGgatagaagaaggagaaggaagaggaggagcaccAAGGACTCTTCCTGAAGAAAGACAGATCCCCTCCTTGCCGGTCATGAGTCCACAGGCTTTTGCAGACCTGCACCCGTGCTGTCAAAGAGTGGAGTGGGCCCCAGAGATGGGAGCAATTCAGGGGCAAAGGACCAGGGCTCCAAACTGGGCTCCAGCCCATCTGTACCACAGTGGCTCTGCTAAAGGGCCTGGGACTGAAATCAGAGGGACGCTTCCCCCTCATGAGGCCCTGTACATTAAATTTCCTTATCATCAGCTCCTTCTCTTTCCATTTATCTTTGACTTAGTCTTCTTTGTATTCCTCCCTCTCCTCGCTCCTCATCatctctttcctcttctctccttctccttctccttctccttcgaCTTCCagttctcctgctccatcttcttcctcttcttctcctAATACTTCATCCTCTACTTCTACTTCTCTTTCTCCATCTCCTAACCAAACCCATTCGCATCATTCTCTCTCCTccactcccatttcccctttcctttcattttcttctccacTTTAACCTCCACTCTCCACTTCCCTCTTCTATTTCGCTTTCCCCTTCTCTGTCCCCTGGCATTTCCAATTACCCCTGGCAATCCCAGTAACACCATTTCCCCTCCCACTCTTGGAACTCCCCTAGCCCTGGAGTCTTCCTAAATTGAGAAAGGAGGCAAAAAGACAGAAGTTGGATGCAGGAAAACTTTATTGTggacagaggggcaggagagggtGGAGGGCAggccccagccaggctgggtgtcaggggctgcaggaggccaGGGCGGCTTGTGCAGAGCACAACTTCTCCATGCTGGGCCGAGGCGGGCgtgggtgtttggggtgctgggctgTGGTGGGTCTAGCAGGGCCCGCAGGTGTCCCAGAGCTTCTTGCTGTAGCGGGGCAGGACGCAAGGGTTGCAGGCGGGAGCAGCGTAGGCTCTGCCAAAGGTGCAGAGGCCCCCCGAGGCCTGGGTGGCGCCGGCGCCGTAGAGGCcgcccagccccagggagccgCCAAAGGCCGGTGCTCCGGAGGAGCCCACCACGGCTTGCTgcgggaaggagctgaggatggggccGGGGAAGGTGACCACCACGGGGGGTGGCTGGATGAAGGCTGAGGAGTCGGGACACTGGCGGGCGCACAGCTCGTTGCAGCTCTCAGCGATgggctggggcacagccacGCTGGTTTTGGGTGGGCACAGGTCGTAGCAGGACATCTTGGCGTGGGATGCGAGGGTGCTCTGCAAGAGAGGCCAGCGAtggtggcagagcagcagaggccaGCGGCCGAGCCACAGAGGggccggggctggagcagggagc
The nucleotide sequence above comes from Aphelocoma coerulescens isolate FSJ_1873_10779 chromosome 25, UR_Acoe_1.0, whole genome shotgun sequence. Encoded proteins:
- the LOC138098446 gene encoding scale keratin-like, whose translation is MSCYDLCPPKTSVAVPQPIAESCNELCARQCPDSSAFIQPPPVVVTFPGPILSSFPQQAVVGSSGAPAFGGSLGLGGLYGAGATQASGGLCTFGRAYAAPACSPCVLPRYSKKLWDTCGPC
- the LOC138098447 gene encoding scale keratin-like; the protein is MSCYDLCPPKTSVAVPQPIAESCNELCARQCPDSSAFIQPPPVVVTFPGPILSSFPQQAVVGSSGAPAFGGSLGLGGLYGAGVTQASGGLCTFGRAYAAPACSPCVLPRYSKKLWDTCGPC
- the LOC138098448 gene encoding scale keratin-like; this translates as MSCYDLCPPKTSVAVPQPIAESCNELCARQCPDSSAFIQPPPVVVTFPGPILSSFPQQAVVGSSGAPAFGGSLGLGGLYGAGATQASGGLCTFGRAYAAPACNPCVLPRYSKKLWDTCGPC